One genomic segment of Fundulus heteroclitus isolate FHET01 chromosome 10, MU-UCD_Fhet_4.1, whole genome shotgun sequence includes these proteins:
- the tmem106a gene encoding transmembrane protein 106A has protein sequence MVLPRNSNRTRMDPEKTKVMEKEETLRKVHRYGSINGSSTSDSCPTCQGTGRIPRGQQDQLLAVIPCNDVRLQPRRTKLYVCISMAVCLLLCCLILFFFFPRSVTLTPVSVLSVMVYFRPDSVDMEVTNLINMTNENFVPVQIVEFTMQGLLAQTVVGHTKLSNLTAIQSRSRQPYIIQIDLPIKDQGLNTYCKSSSFKIHTLFLQLQMTMNISYLSHTEQISQEVFEYIDCGNNSTTPHPVR, from the exons ATGGTGCTGCCGAGGAACAGCAACAGGACACGAATGGAtccagagaaaacaaaagtgaTGGAGAAGGAGGAAACGCTCAGGAAGGTTCATCGGTACGGCAGCATTAACGGAAGCTCCACGAGCGACTCCTGCCCTACGTGTCAAGGCACCGGACGAATTCCCCGcg GCCAGCAGGATCAACTCCTCGCCGTAATACCGTGCAACGACGTGCGGCTCCAACCCAGGCGCAC GAAGCTGTACGTGTGCATCTCCATGGCAGTGTGTCTTTTACTTTGCTGCCTGatcctctttttcttcttccctcgGAGCGTCACGCTCACGCCGGTGTCCGTGCTGTCCGTCATGGTCTACTTCAGGCCGGACTCTGTGGACATGGAGGTCACA aATCTCATCAACATGACCAACGAGAACTTTGTTCCAGTTCAGATCGTTGAGTTCACCATGCAGGGTCTGCTTGCTCAAACGGTGGTGGGTCATACCAAACTGTCCAACTTGACGGCCATACAGTCTCGATCGAGACAACCG TACATCATCCAAATCGACCTGCCGATCAAAGACCAAGGCTTAAA CACTTACTGCAAGTCATCTTCTTTCAAGATCCACACGTTGTTCCTGCAGCTGCA AATGACCATGAATATTTCCTACCTGTCTCACACGGAGCAGATCTCCCAGGAGGTTTTTGAGTACATTGATTGTGGCAATAATTCCACCACCCCCCATCCTGTGAGATGA